The following nucleotide sequence is from Romeriopsis navalis LEGE 11480.
ACAATCACTTTGCAATAGCCCAGCGTGCGGTCAATCACTTGGGCTTTGAGCAAACGGTTCAAGGGTTGTTTGAGCACATAGATTCGATGGCCATAGCGCTGTTTTGCCTGGGCTTCGGTCAAACCGATCGTCACTAATTCCGGATTGGTCCGCACCGTGATCGGCGACAGCTGGGAGGGCTGCGGTCCCCAGGGGAGGCGCAGCGCATGATGGGTCGCGGCAATCGCTTGATTTTCCGAAGTCCGATTGTGCTGCGGCGAATCCAATAGCACACAGACATAAACTTTCCGGCTACCGCGCAAACAGCGATCGACGAAAATTCGCTGCTGGTTCCAACGCACTTTTGCCGCACCCAGATTTAACTGCTCGGGGGCCAATTTTGCGACATCGAGTTGTCGTGCCGCCGGCGTCAATAGCGCATCAGCCGTGATGGTCTGACCATTGACTTGTACCACAACTTTGCCAGCGGATCGATCGATGCGCGGTCGTTCACACCCCGTCCAAATCTCCACCCCATCCGCTTCTAACTGCGCTTGTAACAAACCAGCAACTTCCGGATCAATCATTTCTGACTGTCCCAGAATCACGTCAGCGGCATCAATTAGCGTGACGCGGAGGCCCAACTTGGCTAACGCCTGCGCGATCGCCACGGTTGCCGGGGAAGCGCCGATAATCAGCAAATGTTGAATATCATCTAATTCGGCCAAATGCTGCGGAAAGTTCGCCGGTGTCCAATCGTCACTGTCTTGCAACTGGTTAAGTGACATCGCCACTAAATAAGCGCGGGCCGAGAGGGCCCGATTACCGACGGAAAAGCCCAATCGAGGTTTACGATAGAAGGCCCCCACATCCGTAATCACATCAATCCCTAGGGCTGCCAGCCCATCAAAACTATTACCTGCCTGCTGCTGCTGGGTCAAAAGTTGGAGTAATTGAGCCATTTCGGCAAAATTCGGCCGTTGCGGATTTGGCGCAGGCGAGCTGGTGGGGGCCGACTGAGGCGGGGCGGTTTGCTGAAACAAGCTGGTTTGCTGGAGCAAGCTCAGACAAATCGGCAAAGTATTGTAGGTTTCACCCTGTTGAACCAGGGCGACGCGGGCATGGTAGCGCGCGGCCGTTTTGGCGGCCGCAATTCCAGCGGCACTTGCGCCAATCACGACCAAATCGTATTCAACGGTCATCCAACACTCCCTACAATTTCTGTACTCAGCTTACCGGGAGTCGACGCAAACAGGGATGGATAGGCCAGTGGGAGTTAGGGGGACGCAAACAGAACATCGGTCTGATCGGATGAGCAAAGCCTAAATTACCGGCTTAACTGACTAAATCGCCACACTATCAAGTCGCAATCAAGTCGCGCCATTGGCGATTCAGGCAATAAGTCGCGCATTTAGCGGTTCGGGCAATCCACGAAAACCCGAGGTCAAACTGCTTAACAGCAGACAGACTAATCAACCGCGTGAATCCATACACCCTAATGCCGCTTTGCCCATGATTTATTGCTGCCTAACCGGAGCAAGCGGCTTAGGAGGATGGCGTTTGCGGGCTGGGGTCTGCGGTCGGACTAGCCATTGGGGCAGCTTGAGGCGACTCATTCTCCACTTTTTCACTTTTTGCGGCTGGCAAGGATGGCGCCGATGGATCATCCCCTTCAGTTTTAGCAGGTTGATCCGGAGTTTTAACCGGTGCATCCGACGCACTGTCGGCTTTTTTCTCCGACTTTGAGGGCGTTGACGCAGCTGAGGGTTGGGGCGGCGCAGCGGCGGAATCGTCAGCTGGCGCAGACGGCGATGGTGACGGCGAAGTCGCATCATCAGATGGCGCGCCCGTTGGAGGCGCGGCTTGCCATTCTTTCAGTTCACGCTTAACCGCATTCGCAAACTGCGGTGAAACCAGTGAGACAGAGAGCTTCTCGGCGTTGGCGTCAGGGTCAATTTGGGCATATAGAAAAGTCCGATCGAAACTTGGTTTGCCCAAAACTAACTGATGCCTCTTTTGGTCCGCTAACGTAATCGTAATCTTCGCCGTCGGTTGATCCAGCCCAAATTCTGCGGCTCGATCGCGGCTGACATCGAGGGTGCGATCACGCTGGGCCGTCGTCAGCAAATTCGTGAGGAAGAATACCGTTGACTCATTAGCCGGCACCTTGAGCGGCGCGGAAAGCTGCCATTTCCCCGCATCTTGCTTGAGGGAAACCACAGGCACATCAACATCTGGTGGCTTCACCGCTAAATTTTCGATCGTCAAAAATGTGATGGCGTCAGCTGCGAAATCAAATACTTTTTGACTCGCCGCTTGATCCACATTCGACGTTGCTGAATCTGAATTTTTCTGGGTTTCATATAGCGCTACACCACCGGCCAGCACAGCGGCTGATAGCAATAAAGCGAACGATGTACGCTGCAATTTCATCTTGCCAAAACCCACCCAATATAGTACAAAAGCACCTAAGAGAAGTCATCCAACCGCCCCGCGAGGAGTCAGACGACCATCATGCTAAAGCACCTTACCGCATCTACTGTGACCCGCTTGAGGCGACAGCACTACACTGGCCCGACGCGGCACAAACGAACAGTTGCTGGCCGCTATTCTGCCGACTTTCACAGTCGTATCTGCCGTCTATCGGACCTTATGCCTAGGTATTACACAAGCATTACCAGCTACTCTGCTGGCAACAATGCCATAATCTGGCTGATAAATGATTCATGATCAACCACTGGCTTGGAAATGTAATCGTCCGCACCGCTCTGGC
It contains:
- a CDS encoding FAD-dependent oxidoreductase, yielding MTVEYDLVVIGASAAGIAAAKTAARYHARVALVQQGETYNTLPICLSLLQQTSLFQQTAPPQSAPTSSPAPNPQRPNFAEMAQLLQLLTQQQQAGNSFDGLAALGIDVITDVGAFYRKPRLGFSVGNRALSARAYLVAMSLNQLQDSDDWTPANFPQHLAELDDIQHLLIIGASPATVAIAQALAKLGLRVTLIDAADVILGQSEMIDPEVAGLLQAQLEADGVEIWTGCERPRIDRSAGKVVVQVNGQTITADALLTPAARQLDVAKLAPEQLNLGAAKVRWNQQRIFVDRCLRGSRKVYVCVLLDSPQHNRTSENQAIAATHHALRLPWGPQPSQLSPITVRTNPELVTIGLTEAQAKQRYGHRIYVLKQPLNRLLKAQVIDRTLGYCKVIVQTNGTIVGAHLLGAEAAEWSAVLTLAIQQQLSINTIADLVFPTPSLAEVLGHLAADYRVRVRQSNLWRYTLEEFFAWRRYWAK
- a CDS encoding DUF4340 domain-containing protein, encoding MKLQRTSFALLLSAAVLAGGVALYETQKNSDSATSNVDQAASQKVFDFAADAITFLTIENLAVKPPDVDVPVVSLKQDAGKWQLSAPLKVPANESTVFFLTNLLTTAQRDRTLDVSRDRAAEFGLDQPTAKITITLADQKRHQLVLGKPSFDRTFLYAQIDPDANAEKLSVSLVSPQFANAVKRELKEWQAAPPTGAPSDDATSPSPSPSAPADDSAAAPPQPSAASTPSKSEKKADSASDAPVKTPDQPAKTEGDDPSAPSLPAAKSEKVENESPQAAPMASPTADPSPQTPSS